One part of the Truepera radiovictrix DSM 17093 genome encodes these proteins:
- a CDS encoding PAS domain S-box protein: protein MEYAGVTDDVEGTDSKGEDADPGGADDVAGAATGCALTRTDAGVARVALRTGRVVYVDRALCALLGYTAAELRGHPYTDFMHPKDRAHSAAVLARLARAASARRKPFGCRTAARFRHRAGATRWLQLELTVLLGAAPTCVAVVRDPAHATEPALTQSERRFRALVEASAQAVWTADAAGLVVGESPSWCAFTGQTEAERQGWGWLDAVHPDDRDDVVAQWQNDLRTLVPSDTEFRVRHHSGAWRWMSARAVPLFDDSGAVTGWVGMNRDIDVQKRALEALRESEARFFTVFHAGPVAACITALATRHFVDVNDAFLALTGFSREEVLGRSARELGLWATQPSERGASCQAGAQEPPPEAFRNLELRLRTKTGEVRDILISGEVLRFGDERGQLKLFYDITERKQTEEQLHRALQEVMSDTAWFSSQVLERLSQVRARKLERSALVTLSKRERQVLERLARGKSNEAIAAELGLATQTVRNYISAVYDKLGVRSRAEAVVWARERGVIG, encoded by the coding sequence ATGGAGTATGCCGGGGTCACCGACGACGTAGAGGGTACCGACAGCAAAGGGGAAGACGCCGACCCGGGGGGTGCTGACGACGTCGCGGGGGCGGCCACGGGTTGCGCTCTCACCCGCACCGACGCCGGCGTGGCGCGGGTCGCGCTGCGCACGGGCCGCGTCGTCTACGTCGACCGCGCCCTCTGCGCGCTCCTGGGCTACACCGCTGCGGAGCTGCGCGGTCACCCCTACACCGACTTTATGCACCCGAAGGATAGAGCGCACAGCGCCGCCGTCCTCGCGCGGCTCGCGCGCGCCGCTAGCGCCCGTCGGAAGCCGTTCGGGTGCCGTACGGCGGCGCGGTTTCGGCACCGAGCGGGGGCGACGCGTTGGTTGCAGCTCGAGCTCACCGTGCTGCTTGGCGCAGCGCCGACGTGCGTCGCCGTGGTGCGCGACCCGGCACACGCCACCGAGCCGGCGCTGACCCAGAGCGAAAGGCGGTTCCGCGCCCTCGTCGAAGCCTCCGCCCAAGCGGTGTGGACCGCCGACGCTGCGGGGCTCGTCGTGGGCGAGTCGCCCTCGTGGTGTGCCTTTACCGGTCAGACCGAAGCCGAGCGGCAGGGGTGGGGCTGGCTGGACGCCGTGCACCCCGACGACCGCGACGACGTCGTCGCGCAGTGGCAGAACGACCTGCGCACGCTCGTGCCTTCGGACACCGAGTTTCGCGTCCGCCACCATAGCGGCGCGTGGCGCTGGATGAGCGCGCGCGCCGTGCCGCTCTTCGACGACAGCGGGGCGGTCACCGGCTGGGTCGGTATGAACCGCGACATCGACGTGCAAAAGCGGGCGCTCGAGGCGCTCCGCGAGAGCGAAGCGCGCTTTTTTACGGTGTTTCACGCGGGACCCGTCGCGGCGTGTATCACCGCGCTCGCCACGCGACACTTCGTCGACGTCAACGACGCGTTTTTGGCCCTCACCGGGTTTTCGCGCGAGGAGGTTCTCGGCCGCAGCGCGCGCGAGCTGGGGTTGTGGGCGACCCAACCCTCCGAACGCGGGGCGAGCTGCCAAGCGGGGGCACAAGAACCGCCCCCGGAGGCGTTTCGCAACCTCGAGCTGAGGCTCCGCACCAAAACGGGGGAGGTTCGCGACATCCTCATCTCGGGGGAGGTCTTGCGCTTTGGCGACGAACGGGGGCAGCTCAAGCTGTTTTACGACATCACCGAACGCAAACAGACCGAGGAGCAGCTGCACCGCGCCCTCCAGGAGGTGATGTCGGACACGGCCTGGTTTAGCTCGCAGGTGCTAGAGCGCCTCTCCCAGGTGCGCGCGCGCAAGCTCGAGCGCAGCGCGCTCGTGACCCTCTCCAAACGCGAACGGCAGGTTTTGGAGCGGCTCGCGCGGGGCAAAAGCAACGAGGCCATCGCCGCCGAGCTGGGGCTCGCCACCCAGACGGTGCGCAACTACATCTCGGCGGTGTACGACAAGCTGGGGGTGCGCTCGCGGGCCGAGGCCGTGGTGTGGGCTAGAGAGCGCGGCGTGATCGGCTGA
- a CDS encoding cyclic-di-AMP receptor produces MKLILTIVQDADAPKLQNALLEHGLRSTKLASTGGFLREGNTTFLLGVEDHQVERAKAIIHDVCRERSKMLRPLPHMSEMGPVMPNEPIEVTIGGATVFILDVEEFAKL; encoded by the coding sequence GTGAAGCTCATCCTCACTATCGTGCAGGACGCCGACGCCCCAAAGCTGCAAAACGCGCTTTTAGAGCACGGGTTGCGTTCGACCAAGCTCGCCTCGACGGGGGGGTTTTTGCGCGAGGGCAACACGACGTTTCTCCTCGGGGTCGAAGATCACCAGGTCGAACGCGCCAAGGCGATCATTCACGACGTCTGCCGCGAACGGAGCAAGATGTTGCGCCCGTTGCCCCACATGAGCGAGATGGGGCCGGTCATGCCCAACGAGCCGATCGAGGTCACCATCGGCGGGGCGACGGTGTTTATCCTCGACGTCGAAGAGTTCGCCAAGCTGTAA
- a CDS encoding PRC-barrel domain-containing protein: MTREGDAAPSGAGQGTTGHDPSNPHMATPEGRNLTAKTLIGDKVTNARGEDLGHLEDLMIDLETGTIAYAVLSYGGILGYGDKLFAVPWRALALDAKNKALRLEIEREVLKNAEGFDKRNWPNTADREWGRKLHDQFGVVPYWEEAP, translated from the coding sequence ATGACCCGAGAAGGCGACGCCGCGCCCAGTGGGGCGGGACAAGGCACCACGGGGCACGACCCCAGCAACCCCCACATGGCCACCCCGGAGGGGCGCAACCTCACGGCGAAGACGCTCATCGGCGACAAGGTCACCAACGCGCGCGGCGAGGACTTAGGCCACCTAGAGGATCTGATGATCGACCTCGAGACGGGCACGATCGCCTACGCGGTGCTCTCCTACGGCGGCATCTTGGGCTACGGCGACAAGCTCTTCGCCGTCCCGTGGCGGGCGCTCGCGCTCGACGCCAAGAACAAGGCGCTGCGGCTCGAGATCGAACGCGAGGTGCTCAAAAACGCCGAGGGCTTCGACAAACGCAACTGGCCCAACACCGCCGACCGCGAGTGGGGGCGGAAGCTGCACGACCAGTTTGGCGTCGTCCCCTACTGGGAGGAGGCGCCTTAG
- a CDS encoding S49 family peptidase: MDAKELSTLLQSASGALSRLAASLPGQRPEVVVVELSGSFPARRARRPLPRALPVAPREMSLEELTAQLERLAQAPWLKGVLFRVEGLTVGGATAEALRALVTRLRQAGKRTSCYLTRLDLLSYFVASAADEVVLPESAELSVFGLALETTFMRDALARYGIAFEKLALRDYKTAGDTLARQEMSPAQREQYGRLLESLEATLVEAIASSRGVAADTVRAWFDEGVTSASRALELGMIDRVAYEDELIGRGHKPLREAARFFPAPLPPLRSRKVAVITLEGAIVTGRSRRLPLPLPLVGGKQAGAETLLRAFRAAEADDGVAAVVFYVNSGGGSALASDLIWREVVRLRRKKPVVAVMGEVAASGGFYVLTHADHVIAGATTLTGSIGVLTGKFVLEEFNRRYGFHPEAIRRGRFALAMSPAHPFTDDERALQARAIAEVYARFTERVAAGRKLPLGRVEELAGGRVWTGRDAQARGLVDELGDVALGVARAREMAGLREDAPVWNVPAPAKLVLPQPDKPGAWESLYPWREDRALLWAPLPSVRL, translated from the coding sequence ATGGACGCAAAAGAACTCTCAACGCTGCTGCAGAGCGCGAGCGGGGCGCTCTCCCGCCTCGCCGCCTCGCTGCCGGGTCAGCGCCCCGAGGTCGTGGTCGTGGAGCTCTCCGGGAGCTTCCCCGCCCGCAGGGCGAGGCGACCGCTCCCGAGGGCGCTCCCCGTCGCGCCGCGCGAGATGAGCCTGGAGGAGCTCACCGCGCAGCTTGAACGCCTCGCGCAGGCCCCGTGGCTCAAGGGGGTGCTCTTCCGCGTCGAGGGGCTCACCGTGGGCGGCGCGACGGCGGAGGCGCTGCGCGCGCTCGTCACTCGCCTGCGGCAGGCGGGCAAGCGCACGAGCTGCTACCTCACGCGCCTAGACCTGCTCAGCTACTTCGTCGCCAGCGCCGCCGACGAGGTCGTCTTGCCCGAGAGCGCCGAGCTGTCGGTCTTCGGGCTCGCCCTGGAGACCACCTTTATGCGCGACGCGCTCGCGCGTTACGGGATCGCCTTTGAAAAGCTCGCCCTGCGCGACTACAAAACGGCGGGCGACACGCTCGCGCGTCAGGAGATGAGCCCGGCGCAGCGCGAGCAGTACGGGCGGCTTTTGGAGAGCCTCGAGGCGACCCTGGTGGAGGCGATCGCCAGCTCGCGCGGCGTCGCCGCGGACACCGTCAGGGCGTGGTTCGACGAGGGCGTGACCTCAGCTTCGCGCGCGCTCGAGCTCGGCATGATCGACCGCGTCGCCTACGAAGACGAGCTCATTGGGCGGGGGCACAAACCGCTGCGCGAAGCCGCGCGCTTTTTCCCCGCGCCGCTCCCACCGCTGCGCTCGCGCAAGGTCGCCGTGATCACCCTAGAGGGCGCCATCGTCACGGGTCGCTCGCGCCGTTTGCCCTTGCCGCTGCCGCTCGTGGGGGGGAAGCAGGCGGGTGCAGAGACGCTGCTGCGGGCCTTTCGCGCCGCCGAGGCCGACGACGGGGTCGCCGCGGTGGTCTTCTACGTCAACTCGGGCGGCGGCTCGGCCTTGGCGAGCGACCTCATCTGGCGCGAGGTGGTGCGGCTGAGGCGCAAGAAACCGGTCGTCGCGGTGATGGGGGAGGTCGCCGCCTCGGGCGGGTTTTACGTGCTGACGCACGCTGATCACGTCATCGCGGGGGCGACCACGCTCACCGGTTCGATCGGCGTGCTCACCGGCAAGTTCGTGCTCGAGGAGTTCAACCGGCGCTACGGCTTTCACCCCGAAGCGATCCGGCGGGGCCGCTTCGCGCTCGCCATGAGCCCCGCGCACCCCTTTACCGACGACGAGCGGGCGCTGCAGGCGCGCGCCATCGCCGAGGTCTACGCGCGTTTTACGGAGCGCGTCGCCGCGGGGCGCAAGCTCCCCCTGGGGCGCGTCGAGGAGCTCGCTGGGGGCCGCGTGTGGACGGGGCGCGACGCGCAGGCGCGGGGGCTGGTCGACGAGCTCGGCGACGTGGCGTTGGGCGTCGCGCGGGCGCGCGAGATGGCCGGGCTGCGTGAGGACGCGCCCGTCTGGAACGTGCCGGCGCCCGCGAAGTTGGTGCTGCCACAGCCCGACAAGCCAGGGGCGTGGGAGAGCCTCTACCCCTGGCGCGAAGATCGCGCGCTGCTTTGGGCGCCGCTGCCGAGCGTGCGGCTTTAG
- a CDS encoding ABC transporter substrate-binding protein, whose amino-acid sequence MQRPLVLLYALCALFTWARAETPRVGAVLSLSGADEHTGNAQAAALELAARDLAARGLRLELRVLDDRSDPQRAAEHAAALLAEGAHALVCCSSPEVADAVRAAFDADAPPTFALSHPRGAGAPTRGFFSLEPGSAYELAELARHLAAQARVALLAPYSPAGDTAEAVLRARLGERLVGSERYPVASGDPLTPEALLAITRLPDAVVVWGERAGEALTALAARGYTGPVYLEARALEGLSALQRARLEGAALEARAVVSPFVLGFALAAEHPSAAQSARYRRASALSGGESSLAGAYAWDALQLLGGAFEQAYAYGLTSGAARGEDQRARLRAALREVLFGLEPVAGSSAVLQPSAQRLGVAVSGALVAARWQGGAWRPLGAPTAP is encoded by the coding sequence GTGCAACGGCCTCTTGTCCTCCTCTACGCCCTCTGCGCGCTCTTCACGTGGGCGCGCGCCGAAACCCCACGTGTCGGCGCGGTGCTCTCCCTCTCCGGGGCGGACGAACACACCGGCAACGCGCAAGCAGCAGCCCTCGAGCTCGCCGCACGCGACCTCGCCGCGCGCGGCCTCCGCCTCGAGCTGCGCGTCCTCGACGACCGCAGCGATCCCCAGAGGGCCGCCGAACACGCCGCGGCGCTCCTCGCGGAGGGGGCGCACGCGCTCGTGTGCTGCTCGAGCCCCGAGGTCGCGGACGCGGTGCGGGCCGCTTTCGACGCCGACGCGCCGCCCACCTTCGCGTTAAGCCACCCCAGGGGCGCGGGCGCGCCCACGCGCGGGTTTTTCAGCCTCGAGCCGGGGAGCGCGTACGAACTCGCCGAGCTCGCCCGGCACCTCGCGGCGCAGGCGCGCGTCGCGCTCCTCGCGCCCTACTCCCCCGCCGGCGACACCGCCGAGGCGGTGCTGCGCGCGCGCCTCGGCGAACGCCTCGTCGGCAGCGAGCGCTATCCCGTGGCGTCCGGGGACCCGCTGACGCCCGAGGCGCTCCTCGCCATCACCCGGCTGCCGGACGCGGTCGTCGTCTGGGGGGAGCGGGCGGGCGAGGCGCTCACCGCCCTCGCAGCGCGCGGCTACACCGGCCCGGTCTACTTGGAGGCGCGCGCGCTAGAGGGTCTGAGCGCCCTCCAGCGCGCGCGGCTAGAGGGCGCGGCGCTCGAGGCGCGCGCCGTCGTCAGCCCCTTTGTCCTCGGCTTCGCCCTCGCCGCCGAGCACCCCTCGGCCGCCCAGAGCGCGCGGTACCGGCGCGCGAGCGCGCTCTCCGGGGGTGAGAGCAGCCTCGCGGGCGCCTACGCCTGGGACGCTTTGCAGCTGCTCGGCGGGGCGTTTGAACAGGCCTACGCTTACGGTCTCACAAGCGGCGCAGCCCGCGGCGAGGACCAGCGGGCGCGCCTGCGCGCCGCGCTGCGCGAGGTGCTCTTTGGGCTCGAGCCGGTAGCGGGCTCGAGCGCGGTGCTGCAACCCAGCGCGCAGCGCCTCGGCGTCGCGGTGAGCGGCGCGCTCGTCGCGGCGCGTTGGCAGGGGGGGGCGTGGCGCCCGTTGGGCGCGCCGACAGCGCCCTAG